The Verrucomicrobium spinosum DSM 4136 = JCM 18804 genome includes a region encoding these proteins:
- the uxaC gene encoding glucuronate isomerase: MAFIHDDFLLTTKAARRLYHEFAENEPIYDYHTHLPVDEIARDQRFESLAHIWLGGDHYKWRAMRANGVPETHVTGQAPWKEKFLAFAKTVPNTLRNPLYHWTALELKRFFGVDELLSEATAESIWNRCNEQLATPEFSCRNLLTRSNVRVVCSTDDPTDSLEHHLEVAKLSSFPVKAYPTFRPDAGMRLEDLNAWNTWTNKLAEVSGEACDTLDSFLTGLRKRHDFFHSVGGRLSDHGLTAMDTETATDAEAKAIFDKARANQALTASDVIRFRSYLMLYFGQLDAEKGWTKQLHLGALRNTNTRLFNQLGRDIGCDSIDDPVHAAGLKFYLDTLEQRGHLPKVVLYNLNPKDNYVFATIVGNYQGNDQGIAGRMQFGSGWWFLDTMEGMEWQINSLSSTGLLSRSVGMLTDSRSFLSPPRHEYFRRILCNLVGRDVENGLVPDDYDLVGTMIKRICYANAHEYFGMDV; the protein is encoded by the coding sequence ATGGCATTCATCCATGACGACTTCCTCCTGACGACCAAGGCAGCGCGCCGACTGTATCATGAGTTTGCTGAGAACGAGCCGATCTACGACTACCATACCCATCTGCCGGTGGACGAGATCGCGCGTGACCAGCGCTTCGAGAGTCTCGCTCACATCTGGCTGGGAGGTGACCACTATAAATGGCGGGCTATGCGCGCCAACGGAGTGCCTGAAACCCACGTCACGGGCCAGGCTCCTTGGAAAGAGAAGTTCCTCGCATTTGCCAAAACGGTTCCCAACACGCTCCGGAATCCCCTTTATCACTGGACCGCCCTGGAGCTCAAGCGGTTCTTCGGCGTGGACGAACTCCTGAGCGAGGCCACCGCAGAGTCCATCTGGAACCGTTGCAATGAGCAACTGGCGACGCCCGAGTTCTCGTGCCGGAACCTCCTCACCCGCTCGAATGTACGCGTGGTGTGCTCCACCGATGATCCGACGGACTCTCTGGAACATCACTTGGAAGTGGCCAAACTCTCGAGTTTCCCTGTAAAGGCTTATCCAACCTTCCGCCCCGACGCTGGCATGCGGTTGGAAGATTTGAACGCCTGGAATACGTGGACCAACAAGCTCGCTGAAGTGAGCGGCGAGGCCTGTGATACGCTTGACTCCTTCCTGACCGGCCTCCGCAAACGACACGACTTCTTCCACTCCGTAGGTGGTCGTCTCAGCGATCACGGACTCACGGCGATGGACACAGAGACGGCGACGGACGCCGAAGCCAAGGCTATCTTCGACAAGGCCCGCGCCAATCAGGCTCTCACCGCCAGCGATGTCATCCGCTTCCGTTCCTATCTGATGCTCTACTTCGGCCAGCTCGATGCGGAAAAAGGCTGGACCAAGCAGCTCCACCTCGGGGCTCTGCGCAACACGAACACGCGCCTTTTCAACCAGCTTGGGCGCGACATCGGTTGCGATTCCATCGACGACCCAGTGCACGCTGCCGGGCTCAAGTTTTACCTCGATACCCTGGAACAGCGCGGCCACCTGCCCAAGGTCGTGTTGTACAACCTGAACCCGAAGGACAACTACGTCTTCGCCACGATCGTCGGCAACTACCAAGGCAACGACCAGGGGATCGCCGGAAGGATGCAGTTTGGCTCCGGCTGGTGGTTCCTGGACACGATGGAAGGCATGGAATGGCAGATCAACTCCCTCAGTTCCACCGGCCTCCTCAGCCGCTCCGTGGGCATGCTGACCGACTCCCGCAGCTTCCTCTCCCCACCCCGCCACGAGTACTTCCGCCGAATTCTGTGCAACCTCGTCGGCCGCGACGTCGAAAACGGCCTCGTCCCCGACGACTACGACCTCGTCGGCACCATGATCAAGCGCATCTGCTATGCGAATGCGCATGAGTACTTTGGCATGGACGTTTGA
- a CDS encoding four helix bundle protein codes for MNENVHRKQFPFEKLGVWQDSRSLITEIYRLTRTFPKTEAFGLVSQLNRASVSVACNLAEGTARTSAKDQAHFSQLAYSSLMEVGCLVAVSADLGLISEEDQARIRSATFMLSARIHNLRKSQLSRSDKPA; via the coding sequence ATGAATGAGAACGTTCATCGCAAACAGTTCCCTTTTGAAAAGCTTGGCGTCTGGCAGGACTCACGAAGCTTGATCACAGAGATCTATAGACTAACTCGAACCTTCCCGAAGACCGAGGCATTCGGTCTGGTTTCGCAACTGAATCGAGCGAGCGTTTCCGTAGCATGCAACCTGGCTGAAGGAACCGCCCGCACCAGTGCCAAAGACCAAGCGCATTTTTCTCAACTTGCGTACAGTTCCCTCATGGAAGTGGGTTGCCTTGTTGCAGTCAGCGCTGATCTCGGCTTGATCAGCGAAGAAGATCAGGCACGTATTCGCAGCGCTACCTTTATGTTGTCAGCTCGCATTCACAATCTCCGCAAGTCCCAACTCTCCCGCTCTGACAAACCAGCGTAG
- the rfaD gene encoding ADP-glyceromanno-heptose 6-epimerase, which yields MPSSRILVTGGAGFIGSALVWALNQRGEENIVVTDSLGTDEKWKNLVALKYADYLDAADLLEAVANRPESLGKFDVIYHLGANSATTERDANHLMKNNFEYTKVLAHWAIATGAKFVYASSAATYGDGAHGMDDKMQDISVLRPLNMYGYSKHLFDLYAQRAGIAKRVVGLKYFNVYGPNENHKGDMRSVVNKAFDQILTNGKVQLFKSHRPDFKDGEQMRDFLYVKDAVAMTLFLGNHPLSGGLYNLGSGLAHTWLQLVTGIFRALELPPHIEFIDLPAHLREKYQYYTCADISKLRQLGYKDAITPLNDAVADYVRSYMVPGKLLGDGEARIG from the coding sequence ATGCCATCCTCCCGTATTCTCGTCACCGGCGGTGCCGGCTTCATCGGTTCCGCACTTGTCTGGGCTCTTAACCAGAGGGGGGAGGAGAACATTGTTGTCACAGATTCACTGGGCACGGATGAAAAATGGAAAAACCTGGTGGCTCTAAAATATGCTGACTATCTGGATGCAGCGGACCTGCTGGAGGCGGTCGCGAACCGCCCAGAGTCGCTGGGCAAGTTCGATGTGATCTATCATCTGGGGGCGAACTCTGCCACGACGGAGCGGGACGCGAACCACCTGATGAAGAACAACTTCGAGTACACCAAGGTGCTGGCCCACTGGGCCATCGCGACCGGGGCGAAGTTTGTGTACGCCTCCTCTGCGGCCACCTACGGGGACGGTGCTCACGGCATGGATGACAAAATGCAGGACATCTCTGTGCTTCGCCCGCTTAACATGTACGGGTACTCGAAACACCTCTTCGACCTCTACGCTCAGCGTGCGGGCATCGCCAAGCGGGTCGTGGGTCTGAAGTATTTCAACGTGTACGGCCCCAATGAAAACCACAAAGGCGACATGCGCTCCGTGGTGAACAAGGCGTTCGACCAGATCCTCACCAACGGCAAGGTGCAGCTCTTCAAGAGTCACCGCCCCGACTTTAAGGATGGTGAACAAATGCGGGACTTCCTCTACGTGAAGGACGCCGTGGCCATGACCCTTTTCCTCGGCAACCATCCCCTTTCCGGCGGACTTTATAACCTGGGCTCTGGCTTGGCGCACACTTGGCTACAGCTCGTCACCGGCATCTTCCGCGCCCTGGAACTCCCACCACACATTGAGTTCATCGACCTTCCCGCCCACCTGCGGGAGAAGTACCAGTACTACACCTGTGCCGACATCAGCAAGCTACGCCAGCTCGGCTACAAAGACGCCATCACCCCGCTGAACGATGCCGTAGCCGACTATGTCCGCTCCTACATGGTCCCTGGCAAACTCCTGGGGGACGGTGAAGCGAGGATCGGGTGA
- a CDS encoding ArnT family glycosyltransferase, which yields MNSTWTARLILLVFWALIYLPGLGDLEIKGEEWRRTIPGRNMLQNGDWLVPRSGGLPYVRKPPLINWISAVSFKTTGVVNEWTARLPSVLTILVASLGMFGFSRRWMGNKAALVGGLFFLASVGVIEKGRIAEIEVYYIAFTGLAFTAWMAGFKGKLNLWAAWLWVGLFLGLAMLAKGPMHLLFFYLPVVGACWASSRWKQLFSLPHLAGLLLFFAITLAWALPFISSYAQLMGIQKMDVLSTWGNEVSSRVTGEEKTSASDWLIRGPKALVMFLPWILLVPLWWRKAALERAFGDLESRKTFDGLKWGVVAGFAFMILIPSSSARYVAPLLAPVLLMIAWVLVEGGAEATQRQRTVWHWINRGFFVLAMVAIGVAAILYWPSSLIAVAAWAAGITVLTQVLLRQVKQEGTLAVVSLTLVTALAAAMLMGAFVRIGHHIMSQREDVRSTALAIRKAMGDTSEGRLLIFHLGQMPYPFYLPETSLELDTLEQVPQDQPFRWMLTGTKTDEGFRPWFERRFGPAETVAEFERTWGDQGKRGERMVLIRFAGRDQEKQK from the coding sequence ATGAATTCCACCTGGACCGCACGTCTCATCCTTCTCGTCTTCTGGGCTCTCATCTATTTGCCCGGATTAGGAGACCTGGAGATCAAAGGGGAGGAGTGGCGCCGCACGATCCCAGGTCGGAACATGCTGCAGAATGGCGACTGGCTGGTGCCCCGTTCAGGAGGGCTTCCCTATGTCCGCAAGCCACCGCTCATCAACTGGATCAGTGCGGTGAGCTTCAAGACCACTGGAGTGGTGAACGAATGGACGGCAAGACTCCCGAGTGTGCTGACGATTCTGGTGGCGAGCCTGGGCATGTTTGGGTTCTCCCGCCGCTGGATGGGGAACAAGGCAGCGCTGGTGGGCGGATTGTTCTTTCTGGCAAGCGTAGGGGTCATTGAGAAAGGCCGGATCGCGGAGATCGAAGTTTACTACATTGCCTTCACAGGGCTGGCCTTCACAGCGTGGATGGCGGGGTTCAAGGGCAAACTCAATCTGTGGGCGGCATGGTTGTGGGTGGGGCTTTTCCTGGGGCTGGCCATGCTGGCCAAGGGGCCCATGCATCTGCTCTTCTTTTACCTGCCGGTCGTCGGTGCCTGTTGGGCCAGCAGCCGCTGGAAACAATTGTTCAGCCTCCCGCATCTCGCAGGTCTGCTGCTGTTCTTTGCGATCACTCTCGCCTGGGCGCTCCCCTTCATATCCTCGTACGCCCAGCTTATGGGCATCCAGAAGATGGATGTGCTGAGCACCTGGGGAAATGAGGTCTCCAGCCGCGTGACGGGTGAGGAAAAGACCAGTGCCTCTGACTGGCTGATCCGTGGGCCCAAGGCACTGGTGATGTTCCTGCCATGGATCCTGCTGGTGCCGCTCTGGTGGCGCAAGGCTGCTTTGGAACGCGCCTTTGGGGATCTCGAATCACGCAAGACCTTTGACGGCCTGAAATGGGGCGTGGTCGCGGGCTTCGCTTTCATGATTCTTATTCCCAGCTCGAGCGCGCGCTATGTGGCGCCGCTGCTGGCACCGGTGCTCTTGATGATCGCCTGGGTGCTCGTTGAGGGAGGTGCCGAGGCTACCCAACGGCAGCGCACGGTTTGGCACTGGATCAATCGCGGTTTTTTTGTCCTGGCGATGGTGGCCATCGGCGTCGCCGCCATTCTCTATTGGCCGTCTTCACTCATTGCTGTGGCCGCGTGGGCGGCTGGCATCACTGTCCTTACGCAGGTGCTGCTGCGCCAGGTGAAACAAGAGGGGACGCTCGCGGTGGTGTCCTTGACACTCGTCACAGCGCTGGCCGCTGCCATGCTCATGGGTGCATTCGTCCGGATCGGCCACCACATCATGTCCCAACGGGAGGATGTGCGCTCTACGGCGCTCGCGATTCGGAAAGCGATGGGGGACACCTCCGAAGGACGCCTTCTGATCTTTCACCTGGGCCAGATGCCTTACCCATTCTATCTGCCTGAAACCTCGCTGGAGCTGGATACTTTGGAACAGGTTCCTCAAGATCAGCCTTTCCGCTGGATGCTCACCGGCACCAAGACGGACGAAGGTTTCCGTCCCTGGTTTGAACGTCGCTTCGGCCCGGCAGAGACCGTCGCGGAGTTTGAGCGCACGTGGGGTGATCAAGGCAAGCGGGGCGAGCGCATGGTGCTCATCCGCTTTGCCGGGCGCGATCAGGAGAAGCAAAAATGA
- a CDS encoding polyribonucleotide nucleotidyltransferase — protein sequence MSIHTITAALPNGDITFETGKLAKLADGAVTVRQGDTIVIVTAVSATKVKEGQDFFPLSVEYKEKAAAAGKFPGGYFKREGRPTEKEILTCRMTDRPLRPLFPKGYYYDTQIVALLLSADGENDADIISINGASAALCVSDIPFAGPVGAVRVGRVNGQFVLNPTHSQRAKSDLDLVYVGNKSEVIMIEGAANELPEAEFIKALAFAQEHVQVLVAVQEELRAKAGKVKREVPLMLVKDELLEIAYEVAGSRIEGAIYRPSKVERSKAVGALRDEVEAAIKARYPESGNFEISQAFDYLQKKAFRVAILDKQTRADGRGIDQLRPLSGETGLIPRSHGSALFARGETQALALATLAPLDEAQEMDNYAGGETTKRFILHYNFPPFSVGETGRFGGQNRREIGHGALAERSVEPVVPSSEDFPYAMRVSSEVMESNGSTSMASVCSGVMALLDAGVPLKRPVAGISVGLVSEYDANNQMSRYLTMLDIIGSEDHFGDMDFKLCGTELGVTGFQLDLKLPGIPLSILNEAIAKAVTGRTNILEVMKSAIAAPKSLSEFAPRIEKTKINPDKIGELIGPGGKNIKAIQAESGADISINDDGTVLIYASSKEALERALELVNNTVGEVEVGKNYTGRVVSTTNFGAFMSLGGKKDGLIHISELADFRVNVVEDVVKVGDVVTAKCIGVDDKGRVKLSRKAVLKEKDTAAVG from the coding sequence ATGTCTATTCACACTATCACAGCCGCGCTTCCCAACGGCGACATCACGTTCGAAACCGGCAAACTGGCGAAACTCGCTGACGGTGCCGTAACCGTCCGTCAGGGTGACACCATCGTCATCGTGACCGCTGTGTCCGCTACCAAGGTCAAGGAAGGCCAGGACTTCTTCCCGCTTTCCGTCGAATACAAGGAAAAGGCAGCAGCAGCCGGCAAATTCCCCGGTGGCTACTTCAAGCGTGAAGGCCGTCCTACCGAGAAGGAAATCCTCACCTGCCGCATGACGGACCGCCCACTGCGTCCGCTTTTCCCGAAGGGCTACTACTACGACACCCAGATCGTCGCCCTCCTGCTGAGCGCAGACGGCGAGAATGATGCTGACATCATCAGCATCAACGGCGCTTCCGCCGCCCTTTGCGTGTCCGACATTCCTTTCGCAGGCCCCGTGGGTGCCGTGCGGGTGGGTCGTGTGAACGGCCAGTTCGTGTTGAACCCCACTCACAGCCAGCGCGCCAAGAGCGATCTTGACCTTGTGTACGTGGGGAACAAGAGCGAGGTCATCATGATTGAAGGTGCCGCCAATGAGTTGCCCGAAGCCGAGTTCATCAAGGCACTCGCTTTCGCCCAGGAACACGTGCAGGTGCTCGTGGCTGTGCAGGAAGAGCTCCGCGCCAAGGCTGGCAAGGTGAAGCGCGAAGTGCCTCTCATGCTGGTGAAGGACGAACTCCTTGAGATCGCCTACGAAGTCGCAGGCAGCCGTATCGAGGGTGCCATCTATCGCCCCAGCAAGGTCGAGCGCAGCAAAGCCGTGGGAGCCTTGCGTGATGAAGTGGAAGCCGCCATCAAGGCCCGCTATCCCGAGTCCGGCAATTTTGAAATCAGCCAGGCGTTCGACTACCTTCAGAAGAAGGCTTTCCGCGTGGCCATCCTGGACAAGCAGACCCGCGCCGACGGTCGTGGGATCGACCAGCTCCGCCCCCTCAGCGGCGAGACCGGCCTCATTCCCCGGTCCCATGGCTCGGCCCTCTTCGCCCGTGGCGAAACCCAGGCGCTCGCGCTGGCCACTCTGGCCCCGCTCGACGAAGCCCAGGAAATGGACAACTACGCCGGTGGCGAAACCACCAAGCGCTTCATCCTTCACTACAACTTCCCTCCCTTTAGCGTGGGTGAAACCGGCCGTTTCGGCGGGCAGAATCGTCGCGAAATCGGTCACGGCGCACTCGCCGAGCGCTCCGTGGAGCCGGTGGTCCCTTCCTCCGAAGACTTCCCGTACGCCATGCGCGTGTCCAGCGAAGTGATGGAATCCAACGGTTCCACCTCCATGGCCAGCGTTTGCTCTGGTGTGATGGCCCTCCTCGACGCAGGGGTGCCTCTCAAGCGCCCCGTGGCCGGGATTTCCGTGGGCCTCGTCAGCGAGTACGACGCCAACAACCAGATGAGCCGCTACCTGACGATGCTCGACATCATCGGCAGCGAAGATCACTTTGGCGACATGGACTTCAAGCTTTGCGGTACCGAGCTGGGTGTCACCGGCTTCCAGCTTGACCTCAAGCTGCCAGGCATCCCGTTGAGCATCCTCAACGAAGCCATTGCCAAGGCGGTAACCGGCCGCACAAACATTCTCGAAGTGATGAAGAGCGCGATCGCTGCTCCCAAGTCCCTTAGCGAGTTCGCTCCCCGCATTGAGAAGACCAAGATCAACCCCGACAAAATCGGCGAACTCATTGGGCCTGGCGGCAAGAACATCAAGGCCATCCAGGCCGAGTCCGGTGCGGACATCAGCATCAATGACGACGGCACCGTCCTCATCTATGCCAGCTCCAAGGAAGCCCTTGAGCGTGCGCTTGAGCTCGTCAACAACACCGTGGGTGAAGTCGAAGTCGGCAAGAACTACACGGGCCGCGTGGTCAGCACGACCAACTTTGGTGCCTTCATGTCGCTCGGCGGCAAGAAGGACGGCCTGATTCACATCTCCGAACTCGCTGACTTCCGGGTCAACGTGGTGGAAGATGTGGTCAAGGTGGGTGACGTGGTCACCGCCAAGTGCATCGGTGTGGATGACAAGGGCCGCGTGAAGCTCAGCCGCAAGGCCGTGCTCAAGGAAAAAGACACCGCCGCCGTGGGCTAA
- the rpsO gene encoding 30S ribosomal protein S15, producing MSQTATNEIKSFQLHEKDTGSADVQIARLTDRINHLTQHLATNSKDHSSRRGLLQMVARRRKLLDYLKVTEEGRYASLLKALKLRR from the coding sequence ATGAGCCAAACCGCAACCAACGAAATCAAGTCCTTCCAGCTTCACGAGAAGGACACCGGCAGCGCAGACGTGCAGATCGCTCGTCTTACTGACCGCATCAACCACCTGACGCAGCACCTCGCCACGAACTCCAAGGACCACTCGTCCCGTCGCGGCCTGCTCCAGATGGTTGCCCGCCGCCGCAAGCTTCTTGACTATCTCAAGGTCACTGAAGAGGGGCGCTACGCCAGTCTGCTGAAGGCGCTCAAATTGCGCCGCTAA
- a CDS encoding SseB family protein yields MATPSDSATDSRFRGEAPENAIETAHALYRSELSNTSFSEVLLSWTSHFVFALVPEDVGMEEALTTEGPDGHTFIAVFTSLSRAAATVASAGLPHRPLAVSIFEVIFLAEPNFGLVINPTIPVWEWTFLSGELERLRTLLLTPLPLFERGSICAIRGAEYYQAAKILMVDDHGVHIRLYSNCWPSPPERIDVSTLILDSEGPGQALGIGHLPFTTKAFLAQGPVAFQQSTVTEEELDGYQIWQQDQGGYFAS; encoded by the coding sequence ATGGCCACCCCCTCTGACTCCGCGACTGACTCCCGCTTTCGAGGCGAGGCCCCCGAAAACGCCATCGAGACAGCTCACGCGCTCTATCGCTCCGAACTGAGCAACACCTCGTTCTCCGAGGTTCTACTCTCGTGGACCTCCCATTTTGTTTTTGCCCTTGTTCCCGAAGATGTCGGCATGGAGGAAGCCTTGACGACTGAGGGGCCCGATGGCCACACCTTCATCGCGGTCTTCACCTCGCTCTCCCGAGCAGCAGCAACTGTCGCATCCGCAGGTCTCCCCCACCGCCCGCTGGCGGTCTCGATCTTTGAGGTGATCTTTCTTGCTGAGCCAAATTTTGGACTGGTGATCAACCCCACCATACCCGTGTGGGAATGGACATTCCTGTCCGGGGAGTTGGAAAGACTCCGGACTCTGCTCCTGACTCCCCTGCCCTTGTTCGAGCGTGGCTCGATCTGCGCAATAAGGGGCGCAGAATATTATCAAGCTGCCAAGATTCTCATGGTGGATGACCATGGGGTGCACATCCGCCTCTATTCTAATTGTTGGCCCAGCCCACCAGAGAGGATTGACGTTTCCACCTTGATCCTGGACTCGGAGGGCCCCGGGCAGGCCTTGGGGATAGGGCACCTCCCTTTCACGACCAAAGCTTTTCTGGCGCAGGGCCCCGTGGCCTTCCAGCAGTCCACCGTCACCGAGGAAGAGCTCGATGGCTATCAGATCTGGCAGCAGGACCAGGGTGGCTATTTTGCCTCGTAG
- a CDS encoding DUF1579 domain-containing protein, translated as MSQNATLEAEAPTQACGDMNPPSRQHQWLDRLVGTWSSKGEANCMPGQPAMQLSGIETVRSIGGFWAHTVIESDNPEMPYTQLVTVGYDQEKEKYIATVVDSMSGYRWLAEGTVDDTGNKLTMETEGPFPFRDAPLSRFQDVTEFKSADHKIFTSSIQEEDGSWTTLMKFEAKRLQ; from the coding sequence ATGAGCCAAAACGCCACCCTCGAAGCCGAAGCACCCACCCAAGCCTGTGGAGACATGAACCCACCTTCCAGACAACACCAGTGGCTGGACCGCCTGGTGGGCACATGGTCCTCCAAAGGAGAAGCCAACTGCATGCCTGGCCAGCCCGCCATGCAACTCAGCGGTATTGAAACCGTCCGCTCCATCGGCGGCTTCTGGGCCCACACCGTAATTGAAAGTGACAACCCAGAGATGCCTTACACCCAGCTTGTCACCGTCGGCTACGACCAGGAGAAGGAAAAGTACATCGCCACCGTGGTGGACTCCATGAGCGGCTATCGCTGGCTTGCCGAGGGCACGGTGGACGATACTGGCAACAAGCTCACCATGGAGACGGAAGGCCCCTTCCCATTCCGCGACGCTCCCCTCTCCCGATTTCAGGACGTGACCGAGTTCAAATCCGCCGATCACAAGATCTTCACCTCGTCGATCCAGGAGGAAGACGGCTCCTGGACGACTCTCATGAAGTTCGAGGCAAAACGTCTCCAGTAG
- a CDS encoding SRPBCC family protein, which produces MFTKIILALVLIVGIFFVAAAFQPKDFSITRATTIEAPSTTVFDQVNDFHKWEAWSPWAKLDPQMKHTFEGPASGTGSSYAWVGNNQVGEGRMTILESRPGELVKIKLEFIKPFAATNTAEFTFKSEGSKTAVDWTMLGEKNLMSKAFGLVMNMDKMIGGDFEKGLADLKRVSEAAAKAPQP; this is translated from the coding sequence ATGTTTACCAAAATCATCCTCGCTCTCGTTCTCATCGTCGGCATCTTTTTCGTTGCGGCTGCGTTTCAGCCCAAGGACTTCAGCATCACTCGTGCCACGACCATTGAGGCACCCTCCACCACTGTGTTTGACCAGGTAAACGACTTCCACAAATGGGAGGCTTGGTCGCCTTGGGCCAAACTGGATCCCCAGATGAAGCATACCTTCGAAGGACCTGCTTCTGGCACCGGATCCAGCTACGCCTGGGTGGGCAACAATCAGGTGGGTGAAGGCCGTATGACCATCCTGGAAAGCCGCCCGGGAGAACTGGTAAAGATCAAACTGGAGTTCATCAAGCCCTTCGCCGCCACCAATACGGCAGAGTTCACATTTAAGTCCGAGGGAAGCAAGACCGCCGTGGACTGGACCATGCTCGGTGAGAAGAACCTCATGTCCAAAGCCTTTGGTCTGGTGATGAACATGGACAAAATGATCGGAGGCGACTTTGAAAAAGGCCTGGCCGACCTAAAGCGGGTGTCAGAAGCTGCCGCAAAAGCGCCGCAACCTTGA
- a CDS encoding DUF1428 domain-containing protein, with protein MSQYTDGFLLPLPKDKVEEYRAISSKAGQIWKDCGALEYREWIGDDLQVEGQMPFPKAVSASENETVVFAWITYESREHRDAVNVKVMADPRMAEMMAPSTCPFDYTRMYYGGFSNLVTA; from the coding sequence ATGAGCCAATACACAGACGGATTTCTGCTACCTCTCCCCAAGGACAAAGTGGAAGAGTACCGCGCCATCTCCTCAAAAGCGGGGCAGATCTGGAAAGACTGCGGTGCCCTGGAATATCGGGAATGGATCGGCGACGACCTGCAGGTCGAAGGTCAGATGCCGTTCCCTAAAGCCGTGAGTGCCAGTGAAAACGAAACCGTGGTCTTCGCCTGGATCACCTATGAATCCCGTGAGCATCGGGACGCTGTGAATGTCAAGGTCATGGCAGATCCCCGCATGGCCGAGATGATGGCCCCGTCAACCTGTCCTTTTGACTACACCCGCATGTACTACGGCGGGTTCAGCAATCTGGTCACTGCATGA
- a CDS encoding DUF1579 domain-containing protein has translation MKSFTRSTLAAVLLAALSLHLPAQETPQMPKPTREHEWLQRFVGNWTTETSIHMEPGKPPLKAQGTETVKSLGGFWIVSEGKSEMMGQPFLFNLTLGYDADAKKYSGTWVDSMNGYLWRYSGSVDASGNKLTLESEGPCPMEPGKLFKFQEVTEFKSDSERTFTSSMQGADGKWTTLVTGVSKKK, from the coding sequence ATGAAAAGCTTCACTCGCTCCACGCTGGCGGCCGTCCTTCTCGCCGCGCTTTCCCTTCACCTTCCGGCTCAAGAGACACCTCAGATGCCCAAGCCCACCAGGGAGCACGAATGGCTTCAAAGGTTTGTCGGCAACTGGACTACAGAAACCTCCATCCACATGGAACCTGGCAAACCGCCGTTGAAGGCACAGGGTACGGAAACGGTGAAGTCGCTCGGAGGCTTTTGGATCGTCAGCGAGGGTAAGAGCGAAATGATGGGGCAACCCTTCCTTTTCAATCTCACGCTGGGTTACGATGCCGATGCCAAGAAATATTCTGGAACTTGGGTGGACTCCATGAATGGCTACCTCTGGAGGTACAGCGGCTCCGTTGACGCCTCTGGCAACAAGCTCACCCTTGAATCGGAAGGCCCCTGCCCCATGGAGCCGGGCAAACTGTTCAAGTTCCAGGAAGTTACCGAATTCAAAAGCGACAGCGAACGCACCTTCACGTCCAGCATGCAGGGAGCGGACGGCAAGTGGACCACCCTGGTCACGGGAGTGTCCAAGAAGAAATAG
- a CDS encoding lysozyme inhibitor LprI family protein — protein MSPKFQTKFHRLYGARWFATFLFASFSLPFPAGLTAASPDVVAAKGRFDKADQDLNAAWVTAKAQLGEERMKHVSTVQRQWVVYRDIQADAAQEKAGGKTRSSAWYEKAAFLSSDRAAWLQRVIKNEREPVTGVWIDGQGGTLEVVEKNGQLFFDLNTVRGPGFDLGVIAGTASWNAPLGWFSDKGRDPEKKDESNLAFIYKDLYLEVISANAEHYHGRRAYLDGRYFKVASLDPETQSLVLKAGQSGKSQAVPD, from the coding sequence ATGTCCCCAAAATTTCAGACAAAGTTTCATCGGCTATACGGAGCGCGATGGTTCGCCACCTTCTTGTTCGCGTCTTTCAGTCTCCCGTTTCCAGCTGGTCTCACGGCAGCTTCTCCAGATGTTGTTGCGGCCAAGGGGCGATTTGACAAGGCCGATCAAGACCTGAATGCGGCCTGGGTGACGGCAAAGGCCCAGCTCGGCGAGGAGCGGATGAAACATGTCTCGACAGTGCAGCGGCAGTGGGTGGTCTATCGGGATATCCAGGCAGATGCGGCCCAGGAGAAGGCTGGCGGCAAGACAAGGTCCTCCGCTTGGTATGAGAAAGCGGCTTTCCTCAGCTCAGATCGCGCAGCGTGGTTGCAAAGAGTCATCAAGAATGAAAGGGAGCCGGTGACCGGAGTCTGGATTGACGGACAGGGCGGTACGCTTGAAGTCGTGGAGAAGAACGGCCAGCTCTTTTTTGATCTCAACACCGTAAGAGGCCCAGGATTTGACTTGGGGGTGATCGCGGGCACGGCCTCGTGGAATGCACCTCTGGGCTGGTTCAGTGACAAGGGGCGGGACCCGGAAAAGAAGGACGAGTCCAATCTGGCCTTCATCTACAAAGACCTCTATCTGGAAGTCATTTCGGCCAACGCTGAGCACTACCACGGCCGGAGAGCCTATCTGGACGGGCGTTATTTCAAAGTGGCTTCACTGGATCCGGAGACGCAGTCGCTCGTCTTGAAGGCCGGTCAGTCCGGCAAGTCCCAAGCCGTGCCGGACTGA